In Betta splendens chromosome 1, fBetSpl5.4, whole genome shotgun sequence, the genomic stretch TGAATATCAACGGCTTTCGAATAGATTTCGACCGTTGACATGAGGATCGTTGTCCCGAGCTGGTAGATTGCtcgctaacgctagctagccaCTAGCTGGCGTGTAGCATGGCACTGTTAGTGTCCAGCTTTAGCCGTTAAGTTGAGCTGACAGGCTAATATTTACCAGCTGGCGACGTGCTGTagctggtttgttttctttgtcccTCTAAGCTAGCCAGCTCCTTGCTGGTCTCATGTATTTTACGCGTTGCTGTGTGATTGGGAGGATGTCGGTCAAGTAGCACTAAAGTGTTGAGGGGATTTTTTTGAAGCTAACAGGTAGTGACATCGTTAGGTAGACCTGATTTTTGACATGTATGTTGGGTATGCTAATGTGATGCTAACAGCTATGCTAACGTTATCTCCGCTGATGGTATCTTGGGGAGGGGATTGTTGCTACGTAATAGAAGCCAACGTCAGTGCAGCATCAAAGACGCTAACGTTTTGACGGGCTCAACTGGCTGTTTTTCTCCAATTGTTTTGCATATTTGAACGCAGTTTTTAGGCTCGAGAACTTGATAACTTAGGCTAACTGACGTTATAAAGATGGTTTACGCTGCATTTGTTCTTTTGCACATTAAATCACAGCAATTTGAAGCACTCAGCGCACATTAAAGACAAGTGTTTTGCAGCTATGGGCGGTTCATATGCAATGACTGTATTATTCGCGAGTGATCATAAAGACTAGGTCTTAGGTATGACAGGTATCTGGTGTTTACATGAACAAGAGAACCTGCCTGTGTAGTTTAGCAAGGAAAGCCTGCGACGCTCTGTACCGCTGCCTGTTCTCCAAGTACCTGTTTACGAGGTGTATTGAGATCCTGAGCGATGTTTCTCTTGGTTTTGCCCTTGCAGGGTTCGAAAGCATTCTGGAAGGTATCTATGGGCCAATGCTGCTGAGAGACCTCAATTTATTTGATGGTGGGTGTGTATGTAAACAAAAAGTTTGTAATCACGCTAACATGTGTACAATATAAAGTATTTAGGTACAGGTGTAAATGTTACGTTTAATGTGGAATATAATACACATCTGGTATGTAATAAGCATTTATGGTAATAGGATATGTGAGATTATGTCCATATACCATGTATTAAATGTTATGTATCATTcaggtttatttattaaaccagTATTATAATATGTTAATAGCTTCTCTTGAATTTATAAATGTTGATGCACTGTAATATACAAGTTCCTGTTTTAATTATTGTAACAGTAATTTATTTAACTATTATTGTATACCTACTCATTTGCCCTCGTGTGCTTAAATGAAAGCCCGTTGTGCTTGTAATTTTGTATGAGTGATCATCATGCAGCATAggaaaattaaacagaaaatgtattttagACTTAAACATATGTCTACATCATCAAAAATACTAATGTGCATCTCTGTATGTGCCCACTTTGTTATCCATGTGCATAATTGCTTATTGTGTGGGAGTAATAGTTGTTGACATGTCATCTGCGGTATCTTCTTCTGGATAAAGATAAACTATACTTTCTTTCTCTTTACGCATAAAGTTTCTTTCTCTTAAACGCATACATTGCAAACTCATAACAGTCGTTTTTTGTGGTTTAAACACTTTTTACActaaacacttttttttaaatcataaatATTTTTGCTATGTTTTTTTAGACTGTGAACCCGAAGAAGTAGAGGACTGGTCCCCTGAATCAAGCTGCTCCCAGTGTTCATTCTGCAACCTTCTCCTAGACAAACTCAATGTAAGATAATACATATATAAAGATCTTTGATAGTTTTAATAAGGCTACAGGTTCTCAAAATAATCCATTTTGTTATAAAACATCCATATTAGCAAATTCATCTGTAAAGTATAATTTATCCTATCTTCCTTTTTAGGATCAAGTACCAGCAGCTTTGTCGCCTCTGTCCTCCCCCTCTGATTACTCTCCCTGTCTGATCTCTGagagcagccaatcagctcACAGGTTTCTTCAAGCTGTATTTCACAAAAAAGGTGAGACAGTTGCCTTTCCAACACGTCGGCATATGACACTGCCACAATTGCAACATTGCCTGATTATCCTGCGTTAATAGTAGATCAAGTTGTAAATATTTTGCTGTCTAGAGTCAGTATTTGTCTATTCCTACAACATTTTGGAGGCAGAACTGTGTTTTGCTGCTAATAATAAAATGGTAGTTTTATGGCAAGATGTAAAAAACATGAGATAAGATGAATTAAACATATCTCTAAACTTTCCTCTATTTTCTTCTAGAGGAGCAGAAATTATTGTACTCATTTTAACATCTGCCTGTACTTATGTGTTCTTTATTAGATGTCTCCCTAGGCTGTGATTCCAACATCCCCCTGGTTGCCCAGGAACTGATGAAGAAGATGATACATCAGTTCGCCTTGGAGTATGCGTCAAAGTGCCTACTCCACCCAAGTACAAATGGTGTTATGAGGACTCCATCGCCTTTATTAGAAACAGAAACCTCAGATGCCCCTCTGGACCTCACAGTGTGTCGGTctcaggaggagaaagaaagtcATCCTGAACTAGGTAGAAAACCctagatttaaaataaaaacataaaatgttgCTGCTTGGAATGTCAATTATCAACTGCAGAATGTAGTTAAAATTtagttaaaaaatgtatttgcacTCCTAATCAGTTGATTTGCTTCCTGCAACAGATGGCGTGCTTGACCTGTCCAACAGAAACGCTGCAACCTCATCATCACTGTCTAATCACAATGGCACAGGGTAAGAACTTTGTTACCACTGCAGTGCTTTGGTTATGAAACTTCATTTGGGTATGTAATATGACAAAGATTTGATAGTAATTTTCCGGAGTGGTGCTTGGTTTAATTAAACTAATTAACAACTCTCTAAGCTGAGTGATTTGCACACTTTTTTGCTTGTTAATGCTTTGAGTCGGTGCATAGTTAGTCATTACGGAAAGCTAGCTTTTGATTGGTGTTTTGGCTCGTGGGGTTTACTCTTTTATATCTTGAGCGGTAACGTCACAGCAATGATATTATTATTTGTCACATTCATTTGTCAGCAGCCCAGGATTGTACAATTGCACAACGATTTTCACTGATCATTGAGTTTGATTATTGAGCCTTCAAGCATGACCGTTACAGAAGGATATCACAAAACTACAGTGGTTGTATCTGATTGCCAAAGTAACCCCAGCCATTCACAGACTGTCCCACCTGGACGTGAAGAGGCTTTGCCACACACAAAgaatgtgtgtgcatgagacACACACCCGCATGTGTGATGGCCCAGAAACAGAAATATACAAAATAACAATCGCAGTGATGTTACCAACATAAGGCATAAAGGAGTGGACCCCTCCCTCTGCACCCCCTAGCCAAAATCCAAtcccctccatcacctccatcctGACCCTGCTGTTTGGTCCTCCCATCCCTAGGAGGCAGAACAGGCAGAAGGAGTACATTGAGAGGAGCTTGGACTTGTCTGAGGGGTTGCTGTCCAAAGCTTTGAAGGACATACGTTCAGGAAGACTGCAGGAGCAGCGAGCTGCATTGCTTTATGGAATACCTCTTAACACCCTGAGGCAAGGCCTGGATTGCTGGGCTGAGGGGAGGCATCCGGGACGCAGAGATTTCAGGGAGGAACCTACATCACACAATGTCATGTCATCGATGTTGGGTGGAGAAGCCCGTCTTGTTTTGCAAAAGGTGGCAGCGTGGGCAGAGCAGGCAGAGattggaggagctgcagaggagaatGGAGACATGAGTTTCCCATCATCCTCTCTTACTTTTTATCAACCAAGTGTTCTCCAGAAAACCTTTCCACCCTTATTTCCCCAGCTCAGGGATACTTTTCAGCCCCCACCAAGTCCCACTCCTAGTCTGGAGCTGTCTACACCTTTGCGTATTCCTCAGGTCCGTTCCATTTCTGATCATAGCAGGTCAGTGCCAGGTGAGAGTTCCAGCTTTGCTGAAAACCTACATCAGCATACCTCATCAACAGAGGGTACTGCCGGTTTAATAGCTCCTGCAAAACCGTCCTCTCTTTACAAACTCAGACCTCTTCTGTTAGGTCATGGCTCTCTGGGCAGTACCAACCAGTCACCTCAACACCTGGGACCACGTGGGTCCTCCCTGGATGATTCAGAGGAGGGATCAGGAAGTCGGGATAAAGACAAGCAGCCGAGAAAGAAACGCGGGAGGTACCGACAATATGACCATGAACTGATGGAGGAGGCCATTACTATGGTGATGGCGGGTCGAATGAGTGTGTCCAAGGCTCAGGGGGTGTATGGGGTCCCCCATAGCACACTGGAATACAAAGTCAAGGAGCGCACTGGAACACTGAAGAACCCTCCCAAGAAAAAATCTGCCAactcctctggttctggtccaatGACTGGTTCCGCCAACTCAGGGACTCTTGCCTCTGCTGCTAAAGCAAAGTAGTTCTAGACCACAAAACGCCTCTGGAACTCTACACTTGAACTTATCACCTCTCTTACAAGATTCATGTTTCCTGAGGGCACCTGTTAAACACAACACATGCCTTCACAACATGTATGGATACTATTATTCAGGTCTTTTAATTGTGTGTCTCTAATGTGATAGTCatattttttgctgtttttctctATCTTATTCTTGGGCTTCAATGAAATCATTCACAAGGTACAAACAGTTTTCAAGAAGTGGTGCTCATTGCAGCTTTTTACAAGAGCTGCTTAACTCAACAAACTCCtcagtttctgttttaattaagtATTTGATGTTGAAGTATATGACTTGTGTTATAATATGTTTACTGTCATCAAAAAAACAATGGacttatattaaaaaaaacaaacaaacataaaggttaaacaaacaaaaaaagacctTAGTTGTGCAGAGGAATCTGTTGTAGATTTTGGTCTTATCAGGTGATTTGTTAATAATGAAAGGATAAAATAGAACAACTTTTATGCTTTAAGACCTACAGGAAGTTCACAGTGTTTTATGTGGTTTAGTTTTTCTTCCAGCAAAAACTGACTTTGATTGTGTACCAGGTTGCCCAGAATCAAGAATGAGAAACACAGTCCTGGACCTGCTTAGAGCTAAAAGATGAAGTGTGACTCTCATGTTTACTAGTTACTAGTTTATTAGGTTATTCAGGTTTTATTCAAATCTTACAGCTCCCCGTTAGGGGAGCGTTGATGATTGTCATTTGCAGTTTGCTATCTCTCTGGGTATCTGACCTATGCTACTAAAGTGACTTAGAGCCATTATTACAGATTCAGAATCTCTACGAATGGTAGAGAGTTGTACAGTGAGAACTGCTGTGGTGGCTGCATCGTCATGTTATTTTTAAGAGATTAGCTCAAGAAAAGCCATTTTCAGTCCACACAGTTTTCTTCTCTGATGTGCAAGCTTGTCTTAACATTGTATCAAGTGTAGTTGGAATGCAATGTGCAGCATGTTTTAAACTGGGCACTGATAAGCTTGGGACATGTGCGTTATTGTGTCTGTGTACTTTTGTTTGTGgagaatgtttctttttatCAGATATTTACTAAttctgctactgtagctgtattcCTGTAAACCTCACTCATACTGCTGCTTAAAACTTTACTTTATGGGACCGTTTCCCAGGCACAAGCAAGTGTAGCTACAACTGAGGAGCTTATTTCAACTAACGTGTATCTAAGGTGTCATGCATAGCAACATGTGATGTCTAAAAGACAGGCGAGTTTTTTATGTATTGATTGGCTTATCTTTTAATGGTCTACTTGTGGCTGTTTTTATTGAAGGATTTTGGCGAAAAAGTCGCCAGCATGACCGTGACTTGACTTAGTGCAAGGATTATAGGCTTTATTGTCTGTCTGGGGGAAATGAAAACTGTTGTCTACATCCATGTCTGCCTCTGAGATGGGCCCATTCCATTAACTGTGCTACTACCAAAGCAGCAGTTCAGGGTTACCCCCCAAAAAAGCTGCttcagtttgttttgctgtgatgtcagcctgtctctttctttctaACCTCGTTGCCACATATACCTCTGAACTTGATCTGCCTATATCCCAGTGTGGGGTGTTACACCAAGGCCTCTGTTAAGATAGTGAAAATGCTGGGGTATGAGCTCTTATTAGCTTAGGGACACTTGTGACTTATGACTCTTTGACTCTCAAGGAAGAACACCCAAGTGTGAATTTATTGTAACGCCAACAACGCTTAAGTAAATTATTATACAGCAAGTCTGTCATTTGGTGGAGTGTGAAGGAATCTTGAAAAATAGCCTCGTAGCGTTTACTGGAGACCTGCCATGTTCTCAGCCAAGTATTTGTCCTTGTTGGCATTACTTGTAACCGTGAGGCTAATTGTAAAATTAGTTCTTAAGCTTTTTGGACAAATTGTGTGGCACTTTGTAACTTAACAACTATACTAATACAGACTTTCAACTTCTGAATGTGTCTGTTTATAACTGTACACAATGCCTATGTCTGAGGCTGTGGCTGGTGCAGTATAATATCTCTGCCCTGGCTATTATTCGTTTATATCAAAGGGCCAGTTTGTAAGCAAGCCTATTTGCCTTTTGAGATAGAAGGATAAAAGGATGATTATTTCGATTGCAGTATATCCTGGATCACGTCTGGGCTTCTTTTGAAATTGATCTTTAAAGCCTTTTGAGTTTTGGACAGAACTGTTGTTTAATCATTAGTTAACTTAATATAAATTTACTATTTATGCATAAAATCAACTATTGCACTATGAtaagtgtttttattgtagGAACCAGTTTTGTGGTTTTGCTTCGTACTTATTTATTGATTGTGCTTCGGAACTGTGAGTTTTACTAGTTTAATTGTTAGTTTTTGATTTGTAATGGGACACTTTGATGCAATGTGAAATGTGTATTGCTACTACTGCATGAACGCTTTTAAATGTTAGcttatataatttattttgtaCTAAATTGAAACCTGTCTGTCGTGGCTGTTTAGTGATTACTTTAAAAATTATTTAGGTCATACAAAACCTTTTTTGATTATCATAACAAACTCAACATTAACACTACAGAATGTAACACTGTTCCACTGCAACTGACCCCATTGAACCATGTCATATTCTGGTGTCTTGCACTACTAGTAATCATGTTAACAAAATCAATGAATtacttttaaagtaaaatattacTCTTAGGTTTTAACATCAAtgactttttcattttgttttgagcATTTCTATAATTGTTCTTCTGCTTCAGAAGAATGCTATTATTTGCCATCAGCAAATCATCAATAAAACAGTTCACTGATCAGCTGTGGTTGTCAGATTTAACTAATAGTTGTTTGTTGTAGATTCTTGCACATTATTATGCATTTTGTGGGACAGCTACACACTAGCAATAAAAAACGAATTATGATAATATTAGATAGAAATTGTCATAAGATTGTTTCAGGGTCCATGTTTTgagtaggttttttttaaatcagtttaCAACTCTTTGTTGTACCCAGGCTCAGGTTTGTCACTAATGAACAGAGAATGTTTGTCTTGATTAGTGTTAGTTTTTACACGTTGTAAAACCTAATAATGTAATTATGCTAGTCAAAGCAATGCAGTGAGCACATGACTGCAAGCTGGTAATATAATGCAAAATAGAAACTAGATCCAGCTGTGGCATGTTCCAATCCAGAGTTAATCGCTACGGTGGCGGCACGTCTCAGAAGTGGTCGTCTGTGCAGCTTCTATAAACATAACTGCTGAGTCTATTTTTGACAGAAGTTGCTTTAACCAATCAGATGGCTACACagcagttaaaaataaaatactgtaaatagacTATTTATTtagcaaacaaacaaggaaattggagaatgaaatgaatgaatctttttttttttttttttttcttacttgaGTCAAACCTCCTAATGACCATGTTTGTATTTTTGCCTCTAGTTCCTTGCTGCAGTCAGAAAACATGGGTGATCTGGGACATCGAGGGACTAAGCGGCATCAGACATCTGTGTTGGATGCTGTTCTCAGCTCACTCTGCCCAGCACATTCTTCTTTATTACACAAGATACTGAAGATGGCACAGCACGAAAAACGTCTGTCTTTCCTCAATCACAAACCCGTAGGTCAAATGGAATCTTACTGCTCACGCTGTGGGGTAAACCCTCACGACAGTGTTAATACTCTTGCAGTCCCATTAAGTGAATGTAAATCTCACAACCATAAACCATGCTACCCTTTGACTGATTGTGATCATCAAGGTCATGGTAGCACATTTTACCATCCAGGAGACTCAAAGTCAAATTGCAATATCCCTCATTATCCTTTAAAAGACTGTAAAAGCAAATCTTCTGCGGGCTCAAGCTACTCctgtgtgcagagatgcaggatGGAAACCTACACCGCTCTATGCCCCAAGAGGCTGCATTGCGCTTCCTGTCTTGGTCATATCAGCAAAGTAGTGTGTCCGTTTGCATCCACCCGCTCCTCTATGTGCAGTCCCTCCTCAATGGTCTGCTGTAATCAACACAACTGTCACTTTTGTCCCTGTTACTCAAAGCATATGTGTCTGATGCAGGTCAGGAACTCCCAAGAAATCGGGTTTGGAGACCAGGATCCTCCTTGTCCTGTGCTGAAGATGGAACAaagcccctcccctcctcctctttccccaGTGTCCTCAGACATCAGTAAGAAAATGGATGAAAACCCACCCTTCCTGCTTCACCATGGACATGAGGTGGAAGCGGAACAAATTGTTAGAAATTATTTTATGAATTCTATTCAACATAAAGCTGATGGTGATACAACTACAGAAGAGGGGCAGCAGTATATGACTACAAGTCAGGCTGAGCGAAACCAAAGCAGGACTTTACTGCAAGATGTTTTGAATCGTTTTAGTAAAACAATCGACACCATCAGACCTTTAGATAAGGACCAAGAGCAGCCACAATCTCCAAGTCAGAGCTTGCAGTGTCCTGGTGATGCCCATCTGACTGAAATCATCACCAAAGTGCTTCACAAGGGCAGTGCTAGCGACTACAATCTCAGTGACCTTTTCAATCAACATGATAGCAACGAGCCCAAGTCACCTAACACACGCTCACGTCGTCGCCAGGAGGTCCTGGCTGCTATAGCAACACCTGTTGATGATGCTTCAAATAGAAGGAAGGTCTTAAAAATAAAGCGGGAGCTTGCTATGCTTGACCACAACAGAGAAAGGAATGTGCCACCAGTTAAGCGGTCAAGACTGAAAGATGGAAATGTTCTGACCGTGTCAGACTTGAACCCTAATAAAGAGACTGAAAGAGAAATGAAGGAAGATGTTGAATCTACAGAGAATCATAGAATTAGAAAAAGACCACCGAATGTTCTCTCTGCAGCCGGTGGTAGGGATGAAGGAAAAGGTGAGTTGCGAACAGTAATAACCACAGAGGATGTTAAAATTCTTGAAGCAGAGggaaaacaaatagaaaaaacCAGCGAGGAGACATATTTTACTCTTTCAGCCACTAAAATCCCTACCCTTGAGTTCCGGCGCAATTACAGCAGAGGTGAATGTCAGCAAGCACAGATAAGTGCATCCTCAGCAAAACTATCTGGTGGGGAAAGTGATAAAGGTGTTGAAGGTAGTGATGATGAAGGTGGCAAGAACCACAAACCAGCCCCATTAGCTCAAAACCTGGGCAGAAATAGTGAAGGTAAGGTTTGGCCTGAAAGGCAGAAGGATCAGATGAACCACTCTAAGGATGAGAGGAGATCTAAGAGGAACATAGTACCTCCACAGCGGTTTTCCTCCTATGTCACAGAGCCCAGGATGTTCTTTGTTGCACGGTTCGATGACGGCATCTTGAACAGAAGAAGCATTTTGCCATCTAGTCCACTAGATGACTCATCTAAAGGCCCATGTGCTAGAGTCCCTCAGCTTGAATCAAGACACGAAACCCCTTTGTCTCCACCTGAGCACACTGAGAGTCTTGCCTTAGAAGCACCACAACGAAAACAATGTAGACCTTCACACACCAAGTCAAAAGGTCATATTGCACAAAGTGTAGCTACCAGAGGGAGGGGTCATGCAGCACAACAGGCAAGCTCAGACACGCCCCCAAACCCCTTGGATGTGAACGTCGGCGATTCATCTGCTACCTGCGCTGAGGGTCCTGCCAGCCCCCCAACTGATTACACTAGTCCAATTAAGCTCATGTTTGTGTCACCAGTAGAAGACAAGAAAGGGGTCCGATATAGTCTCAAATCAGCCGCCTCTGGTTCTAGTGCACAAGCAGAGGAACACTTTGACCCATGTGAAGTGTCATCATGGTCAGGGTCAcctgagaaacacaaaaaccacagcacAGAATCTGGTACTTCACTAGTAAAAACAACCCCTTCACCATCAAAGTCAGCTTCCTCACCTACAGGATCTGCTAGTTTGCCGACCAAGTCGGCTTCGCCACCCAGCAGGTCTGTCTCTTCACCAGGAAAGTATTTCCCCTCCAAACCTAAGTCGCCTTCCTCGCCAGCAAACTCAAGTTCCCCACGTAGCAAGTCTATGTCTTCACCAGCCAAGTCATCCACATCCAAATCATCACCGTCGTCACCGGCCAAATCCACATCCTCAGCGTCTCCTTCCCCTAAACCTAAATCACCCAAATCTGCTTCCTCATCGCCTAAAATAGGTTCCAGAAGAAACGGTGAAACCACTCCAACTAAGCGCGTAGCTGGACCTGACAGTCAGAGGTCCCCATGTGACTTACCAGCTTTTCATGAAACAACTCCTCCAAAAAGGCGTCCGGGGCGCCCAAAGAAGCTGGGaccacagctggagcagaaagTCAAAAGGCCAATTGGTCGACCACGCAAACAGAAGGCTGTGGATTCAGTAATTGGGTCGAAGACTGTCGAACCTGTTGTGGCATCTGATATTGAAGAAAATGTAAACAAGAATCTCAAAATCACAGTCGTGTACGGCCGTTCAAGGAGACACAAGCGAATGGTGTCTGAGTGCTTTGACAAACTCCAGACAGACTTTCACGATGCCTGGCAAGCGGCGGCGCTTAAAAGTGACTTGAGAATTTCAATGTGCAGCTCTACAAAAAACCCGGGAGGTACGGAAGCGACTTCAACCGAGGAGTTGACGTTTGTCAGCCCTGTTAAAGAATGTGCCACTCAGTCTAGTAGCAACATCAAGTGCCATAAAGGGGATAATGGTGTGCCCTCAAGAAAACCAGGCAGGCCTGCAAAGGTTAAAATCTCTGGAATCTCTGTCACAGTAACTGCAGTTTCACCGCGGCAGCGCAAGATTCAGATCAACAGGGATAATCTACAATCTCTCGAAACGCCTTTTCAGAAGAAAAAATCCAGGCCTGAACTAAAACCTGCCAAATCCTCTGGCGCAAGCATCGCTCCCCCAATAAGCAAAATCTGTGAAAGTGAGAAAGGAGTAAAAGCACAGGACGACAGTATCAGTCAAGTTTCCAATCAAGCCGTGCGTCACTCAATGAGAGTAAGAAaaccatccattcattttctgcaTGCTCTGGCTACGTCCACCTCCAGATCGTACAGCCACAGTAATGCTCTGCTGCGCCGCTCCAAACAGCTCCTGCTGAACAAGGCCAGCAATGAACGGAAAAAGGAGGAGCAACAGAGTAGCCTGGAACCGTCATGGGGGAGAGAGCAACTCTGTGGCCACGGGAAGACGAACGTCCCCCAAGACCTGAGCAGAGTGGCAGGCGTCTCGATCGACTCGATCTTCAACCCGAAAGAAACGCTAAGGTGGTGGCCCCCGGCGGCTGAGGAGCAGTCAATGAACCAAGAGCTCGCCAGGCGAATCCGACTCATCTCCGATACCTGGGTCTCGGACACGGTTGAAAACCAAGAAAGAGAAATGACCTTTGATTCTACTTTGGACGATGTAAGCGATGGTTCATTCGTCAAAACCGAACGTTCCTCTGTGGTTCGAGCGCTTTTCGACTGTTCCCCCAACAAGCCAAGGTCCTGTAGCATGCAGCAGCTGTCCTCCTGGTTCATGGAGACCACGGAGACGCAATCTCTGGCTATTGTCAAGAAGACGAGCTCCCGTAACCCTTTTGAACTCATGCACTTTCCTCGCTCCGTCAATAAAAAAAGCGTGTGCCACAGTCCTCAGGCTGAGCGACTACGCAGGCACATTAAGAAGTTTGCCAAAACTGTGCCAAAAAGTCCTTCTCAACATCAGAAGGCTCAGAGAAGGCTACAGAGGAACAGCCCACCACTGGCAGCACACAAGCAACAGGTGTTTGGTTGCCAGCTTGCAAAAGGCAACGCCAAACATACAGTTCTGTGGTGGAGAAGAGGAACATTTAGCAGATACCAGGCCACTGTAGTCAGAGCCAAGACAAGGTTCTGCAACcagaaagaaagggagaggTTTCGAAACAAGCAGAGGAATGAG encodes the following:
- the lcorl gene encoding uncharacterized protein lcorl isoform X4, translating into MATVQCSKCTAERKGFRRELDSWRHKLIHYIGFESILEGIYGPMLLRDLNLFDDCEPEEVEDWSPESSCSQCSFCNLLLDKLNDQVPAALSPLSSPSDYSPCLISESSQSAHRFLQAVFHKKDVSLGCDSNIPLVAQELMKKMIHQFALEYASKCLLHPSTNGVMRTPSPLLETETSDAPLDLTVCRSQEEKESHPELDGVLDLSNRNAATSSSLSNHNGTGSLLQSENMGDLGHRGTKRHQTSVLDAVLSSLCPAHSSLLHKILKMAQHEKRLSFLNHKPVRNSQEIGFGDQDPPCPVLKMEQSPSPPPLSPVSSDISKKMDENPPFLLHHGHEVEAEQIVRNYFMNSIQHKADGDTTTEEGQQYMTTSQAERNQSRTLLQDVLNRFSKTIDTIRPLDKDQEQPQSPSQSLQCPGDAHLTEIITKVLHKGSASDYNLSDLFNQHDSNEPKSPNTRSRRRQEVLAAIATPVDDASNRRKVLKIKRELAMLDHNRERNVPPVKRSRLKDGNVLTVSDLNPNKETEREMKEDVESTENHRIRKRPPNVLSAAGGRDEGKGELRTVITTEDVKILEAEGKQIEKTSEETYFTLSATKIPTLEFRRNYSRGECQQAQISASSAKLSGGESDKGVEGSDDEGGKNHKPAPLAQNLGRNSEGKVWPERQKDQMNHSKDERRSKRNIVPPQRFSSYVTEPRMFFVARFDDGILNRRSILPSSPLDDSSKGPCARVPQLESRHETPLSPPEHTESLALEAPQRKQCRPSHTKSKGHIAQSVATRGRGHAAQQASSDTPPNPLDVNVGDSSATCAEGPASPPTDYTSPIKLMFVSPVEDKKGVRYSLKSAASGSSAQAEEHFDPCEVSSWSGSPEKHKNHSTESGTSLVKTTPSPSKSASSPTGSASLPTKSASPPSRSVSSPGKYFPSKPKSPSSPANSSSPRSKSMSSPAKSSTSKSSPSSPAKSTSSASPSPKPKSPKSASSSPKIGSRRNGETTPTKRVAGPDSQRSPCDLPAFHETTPPKRRPGRPKKLGPQLEQKVKRPIGRPRKQKAVDSVIGSKTVEPVVASDIEENVNKNLKITVVYGRSRRHKRMVSECFDKLQTDFHDAWQAAALKSDLRISMCSSTKNPGGTEATSTEELTFVSPVKECATQSSSNIKCHKGDNGVPSRKPGRPAKVKISGISVTVTAVSPRQRKIQINRDNLQSLETPFQKKKSRPELKPAKSSGASIAPPISKICESEKGVKAQDDSISQVSNQAVRHSMRVRKPSIHFLHALATSTSRSYSHSNALLRRSKQLLLNKASNERKKEEQQSSLEPSWGREQLCGHGKTNVPQDLSRVAGVSIDSIFNPKETLRWWPPAAEEQSMNQELARRIRLISDTWVSDTVENQEREMTFDSTLDDVSDGSFVKTERSSVVRALFDCSPNKPRSCSMQQLSSWFMETTETQSLAIVKKTSSRNPFELMHFPRSVNKKSVCHSPQAERLRRHIKKFAKTVPKSPSQHQKAQRRLQRNSPPLAAHKQQVFGCQLAKGNAKHTVLWWRRGTFSRYQATVVRAKTRFCNQKERERFRNKQRNENRFNATGRSNGPAGNELQSKHGALHRSVKRNLSEYLVIDAADQIQGPVDVPKEQNICSKAWSPETLKECRVFLRKINSPDSESAEEEWDSCTVTLDDGSPPAYLFAGGARKLVGVVKAVKTEERNMNSRTASREPVGPEPKSAQGQSELPAGRQRGKYKGPGAVASEPQPAKMLRQSRVRGLTGPRWCDFVFEN